A section of the Paralichthys olivaceus isolate ysfri-2021 chromosome 16, ASM2471397v2, whole genome shotgun sequence genome encodes:
- the LOC109639753 gene encoding profilin-2-like isoform X1: protein MSWQSYVENLMADGSCQDSAIVGYTDAKYVWAAHAGGTFNNITSQEIDILIGKDRETFYTSGLTLGSKKCSVLRDSLHDDGDWTMDIRTKSQGGEPTYNVSVGKAGKVLVLVMGKEGVHGGGLNKKAFSMAKYLRDSGF, encoded by the exons ATGTCTTGGCAAAGCTACGTGGAAAACCTGATGGCCGATGGCAGCTGTCAGGATAGCGCCATTGTTGGGTATACGGACGCCAAATATGTTTGGGCAGCACATGCCGGTGGTACTTTCAACAATATCACG tctcAAGAAATTGACATCCTTATCGGTAAGGACAGGGAGACCTTTTACACCAGCGGTCTCACTCTGGGCTCAAAGAAATGTTCAGTCCTCAGAGACAGCCTCCATGATGATGGGGACTGGACAATGGACATCAGGACAAAGAGCCAAGGAGGAGAGCCTACATATAACGTCTCTGTGGGAAAAGCTGGAAAAG ttttGGTTCTTGTAATGGGCAAAGAAGGGGTCCATGGAGGCGGATTGAATAAGAAGGCTTTCTCAATGGCAAAATACTTGAGGGATTCAGGGTTTTAA
- the LOC109639753 gene encoding profilin-2-like isoform X2 — translation MSWQSYVENLMADGSCQDSAIVGYTDAKYVWAAHAGGTFNNITSQEIDILIGKDRETFYTSGLTLGSKKCSVLRDSLHDDGDWTMDIRTKSQGGEPTYNVSVGKAGKVLVFVMGKEVVHGGNLNMKAHAMAEYLRKSGY, via the exons ATGTCTTGGCAAAGCTACGTGGAAAACCTGATGGCCGATGGCAGCTGTCAGGATAGCGCCATTGTTGGGTATACGGACGCCAAATATGTTTGGGCAGCACATGCCGGTGGTACTTTCAACAATATCACG tctcAAGAAATTGACATCCTTATCGGTAAGGACAGGGAGACCTTTTACACCAGCGGTCTCACTCTGGGCTCAAAGAAATGTTCAGTCCTCAGAGACAGCCTCCATGATGATGGGGACTGGACAATGGACATCAGGACAAAGAGCCAAGGAGGAGAGCCTACATATAACGTCTCTGTGGGAAAAGCTGGAAAAG TATTGGTTTTTGTCATGGGGAAGGAGGTGGTCCATGGTGGAAATCTTAACATGAAAGCACATGCAATGGCTGAGTACCTGAGGAAATCTGGATATTAA